From the Psychrobacillus sp. FSL K6-4046 genome, one window contains:
- a CDS encoding EndoU domain-containing protein produces the protein MAATKEWNRVDVLAAIDEAYQSKQQIGSNKYKGVTSSGIKIEMYLNKDGSIATAYPLYKK, from the coding sequence ATCGCGGCTACGAAGGAATGGAACCGTGTTGATGTGTTAGCAGCTATTGATGAAGCTTATCAATCTAAACAACAGATAGGTTCAAATAAGTATAAAGGCGTAACTTCATCAGGAATTAAAATAGAAATGTACTTAAATAAGGATGGTTCAATAGCTACAGCATATCCATTGTATAAAAAATAG
- a CDS encoding T7SS effector LXG polymorphic toxin encodes MRALPHLDDSAVQEGVITSKKKRDDTVQKLNEFDYSQTVSLNPVEQDIQTMDTWLTDMQGMFHSGLTDVHFQPSRWGILSSRNTLKMELEARQTLSVSFHNQYNWNTDKLLSILEYKRPILFGFSGFINRESPFISPDLIVISNIKKETSLNKSFESGGVFVANVSNKVTAGTHENVLFPLMQTFDSDKNPTEVWRDLFAGNLNDGESTYNLPKHNSKVAQTIADTLGYTIGDIGLTKALRGAGLGMKTGLPFLSKGRILSATKEGAMVGTVMASTEIAGRETGRPKDYNWKENTIQFGMEVVGGAVLDPLIDTALPLIKSTSSNPAKKLLNNQPVISHSSSYKIETAGEVDKGTGNSIQYAETGGRNISPEQFFKEEAIAEEMYEKFRNLGTEDVNAIAKNTGFSVARIQRIKDHVFNNSHIKDYGVGRFDPDYELAQAWQRLIDGKQVDSDIQLLHHEIFESKFEGIFQTNYRTAHDKTIESGRPWNWEKNYGE; translated from the coding sequence ATCAGGGCCCTCCCTCATCTCGATGACAGTGCAGTTCAGGAAGGCGTCATTACTTCCAAAAAGAAGCGGGATGATACCGTACAAAAGTTGAACGAGTTCGATTACTCTCAGACCGTGTCATTGAATCCTGTGGAACAGGACATTCAGACGATGGACACATGGCTAACGGATATGCAAGGAATGTTTCATAGTGGTCTAACCGATGTCCATTTTCAGCCGAGTCGCTGGGGGATATTGTCTTCGAGAAATACTTTAAAAATGGAGCTGGAGGCACGACAAACTTTGAGTGTCAGCTTCCACAACCAATACAATTGGAATACAGATAAGTTATTATCAATTTTAGAATATAAGAGACCAATTTTGTTTGGCTTCAGTGGATTTATTAACAGAGAAAGTCCTTTTATCAGTCCTGACTTAATAGTAATTTCAAATATAAAAAAAGAGACTTCACTTAATAAATCCTTCGAATCTGGTGGTGTCTTTGTAGCTAATGTGTCGAATAAGGTCACGGCAGGTACCCATGAAAACGTATTGTTTCCTTTAATGCAAACATTTGATAGTGATAAAAATCCTACAGAAGTTTGGAGAGATTTATTTGCAGGTAATTTAAATGATGGGGAAAGCACCTATAATCTACCTAAACACAATTCTAAAGTTGCCCAAACAATAGCTGATACTTTAGGCTATACTATTGGCGATATAGGCCTCACTAAAGCTTTAAGAGGTGCGGGTTTAGGTATGAAGACAGGACTTCCGTTTTTATCTAAAGGGAGAATCTTATCTGCCACTAAAGAAGGAGCTATGGTCGGTACCGTCATGGCAAGTACAGAGATTGCCGGTCGTGAAACTGGTCGACCAAAAGACTATAACTGGAAAGAGAATACTATTCAATTTGGTATGGAAGTAGTCGGTGGGGCGGTACTTGATCCATTAATTGATACAGCGCTACCTTTAATTAAGTCAACCTCATCTAATCCTGCTAAGAAGTTGTTAAATAATCAACCTGTAATCTCTCATTCATCTTCTTATAAAATAGAAACAGCTGGGGAAGTTGATAAGGGTACGGGTAATTCTATACAATATGCTGAAACTGGTGGAAGAAATATATCCCCAGAGCAGTTCTTTAAGGAAGAAGCTATTGCAGAAGAAATGTATGAAAAATTTAGAAATCTAGGAACAGAAGATGTGAATGCAATTGCTAAAAATACAGGCTTTTCTGTTGCTAGAATACAAAGGATTAAAGATCATGTTTTTAATAACTCTCATATAAAGGATTATGGAGTTGGGAGATTTGATCCAGACTACGAACTAGCTCAAGCATGGCAAAGATTGATAGATGGGAAACAAGTAGATTCTGATATACAATTATTACATCACGAAATTTTCGAGTCAAAATTTGAGGGTATATTCCAGACTAATTATAGAACAGCTCATGACAAAACTATAGAATCTGGAAGACCATGGAATTGGGAGAAAAACTATGGGGAGTGA
- a CDS encoding PoNe immunity protein domain-containing protein, which yields MRDFLCDLEYLKETIDFKEKLIKEKNNKIERIKQDVKENIQRYPLDNEQIIFNTRSSLFQLYTELIRAKYSIGRACADLEEDYLEALMMLEYIGYKKVRYVNFIWMVALGILLETDKENIRRLAKIADGEHVDDVLLDYLLYSYKIERKIKSSQFELKKPYSKSLEIIELSFRNKVEASTRIEKYIEKEWFQGHYSYGWKNSHKEPGYLGFWSFETAALAKILKLDDSTLKANNHYPYDLAHYKKDMIFNIEPLKQLEKDEPSSMEEDYHFGIECNRNLEQIIPRKYHQMVNQIIEDYENISSSEFWNKYNLKDIWFEEEEFVREKNTKDLLGTLIVFALVDQEYILQLDYKEKVEDYMDDIPNDWLEQEVKLVRLEMDNDQDYYMYIPVSVQMKNLYEVRIINGL from the coding sequence ATGAGGGATTTTTTATGTGATTTAGAATATTTAAAAGAAACCATTGACTTTAAAGAGAAATTAATTAAAGAAAAAAATAACAAAATAGAAAGAATAAAACAAGATGTAAAAGAAAATATTCAAAGATACCCATTGGATAACGAACAAATTATATTTAATACGAGATCTTCTTTGTTTCAGTTATATACTGAATTGATACGGGCCAAGTACTCAATAGGGAGAGCATGTGCAGATTTAGAAGAAGATTATCTAGAAGCATTAATGATGCTAGAGTATATTGGATATAAAAAAGTACGTTATGTTAATTTTATTTGGATGGTTGCTTTAGGTATACTACTTGAAACTGACAAAGAAAACATACGTAGATTAGCAAAGATTGCAGATGGTGAACATGTAGATGATGTTCTACTGGATTACTTATTATATTCATATAAAATTGAACGAAAGATAAAATCATCACAATTTGAATTGAAGAAACCTTATTCTAAGTCATTAGAAATTATTGAGCTAAGTTTCAGAAACAAAGTGGAAGCTTCTACGAGAATAGAAAAATATATCGAAAAAGAATGGTTTCAAGGACACTATAGTTATGGATGGAAAAACTCACATAAAGAGCCAGGTTATCTTGGCTTTTGGAGTTTTGAAACTGCAGCCCTAGCAAAAATCCTTAAATTAGATGACAGTACACTAAAAGCAAATAATCATTATCCGTACGACTTAGCCCACTATAAAAAAGATATGATATTTAATATTGAACCATTAAAACAGTTAGAAAAAGATGAACCTTCATCAATGGAAGAGGATTATCATTTCGGAATCGAATGTAATCGAAATTTGGAACAAATTATACCTAGAAAATATCATCAAATGGTAAATCAAATAATTGAAGACTATGAAAATATATCCTCCTCTGAATTTTGGAACAAATATAATTTGAAAGATATCTGGTTTGAGGAAGAAGAGTTTGTTCGCGAAAAAAATACTAAAGATTTACTTGGAACATTAATCGTTTTTGCCCTCGTGGATCAAGAATATATTTTACAACTTGATTATAAAGAAAAAGTAGAAGATTATATGGATGATATACCAAATGACTGGCTAGAGCAAGAAGTGAAACTAGTAAGATTAGAAATGGATAACGATCAAGATTACTATATGTATATCCCTGTATCGGTTCAAATGAAGAATCTTTATGAGGTTAGAATAATAAATGGCTTATAA
- a CDS encoding T7SS effector LXG polymorphic toxin yields the protein MFTSKKKRDDTVQKLNEFDYSQTVSLNPVEQDIQTMDTWLTDLEGMFQSGLTDVHFQSSHWGILASRNTLKMELEARTSRIPGDTTVQPKNHDLTTMFYTFLTGASPLQFGYRGFIQKPNVLYGPSILGFASLPTHSPTKNINENMEHETSELDEIYAAILKSNPELAVDSPSTPQTYSANEPITYEGMRKVLGGNGSGTPDGLFAMGVGLSIAAKKGGEIAADELFLNDFQTLKDPNASRIDKSIALFSLTPMGKLKKAAEGVEEGKDFVEQVIDAQKKAEKAKDAKKSVGDVESSNTINDIKTDINSKFDGFDLNQASNKQKGNYGEYKAYDNLVNNESLKQAGYDLERIGNVAPTSPNDKIIKGIDRLNKNNNTNSAIKYVIDEAKFGTSQLGTTKLDGPQMSNDWLLGMGSGKSRIIKAVNGNEKLATEISDALENGQIERVLSKVNSKGETLTFRLDTEGKIVGTWP from the coding sequence ATTTTCACTTCCAAAAAGAAGCGGGATGACACCGTTCAAAAGTTGAACGAGTTCGATTACTCTCAGACCGTGTCATTGAATCCTGTGGAACAGGACATCCAGACGATGGACACATGGCTAACGGATTTAGAAGGAATGTTTCAAAGTGGCCTGACAGATGTCCATTTTCAGTCGAGTCACTGGGGGATCTTGGCTTCGAGAAATACTTTGAAAATGGAGCTGGAGGCACGTACTTCACGGATTCCAGGAGACACCACCGTCCAACCAAAAAATCATGACTTGACGACCATGTTTTACACTTTTTTAACAGGGGCAAGCCCCCTCCAATTTGGCTACAGGGGATTCATCCAAAAACCAAACGTTTTATATGGTCCTAGTATTCTAGGTTTTGCTAGTCTCCCTACTCATTCACCCACAAAAAATATAAATGAAAATATGGAACATGAGACGAGTGAATTGGACGAAATTTACGCAGCAATTTTAAAAAGTAATCCAGAATTGGCGGTAGATAGTCCTTCTACTCCTCAAACATATTCCGCGAATGAACCTATTACCTATGAGGGAATGAGGAAAGTGCTAGGTGGAAACGGATCCGGAACTCCGGATGGATTGTTTGCCATGGGAGTAGGTTTGAGTATAGCTGCTAAAAAGGGTGGAGAAATCGCAGCAGATGAGCTATTTTTAAATGATTTTCAAACGTTGAAGGACCCAAATGCTTCGAGAATAGATAAAAGTATAGCACTTTTTTCTCTTACACCAATGGGGAAATTAAAAAAAGCCGCTGAAGGGGTAGAGGAAGGGAAGGATTTTGTAGAACAGGTCATTGATGCACAAAAGAAGGCGGAAAAAGCAAAGGATGCTAAAAAATCTGTGGGGGATGTTGAATCTAGTAATACAATCAATGACATCAAAACTGATATAAACTCAAAATTTGATGGTTTTGATTTGAATCAAGCTTCAAATAAACAAAAGGGCAATTATGGGGAATACAAAGCATATGATAATCTTGTAAATAATGAAAGTCTGAAACAAGCTGGTTACGATTTGGAGCGTATCGGAAATGTAGCACCAACTTCTCCGAATGATAAAATAATTAAAGGAATTGATAGATTAAATAAAAATAATAATACTAATAGTGCTATAAAGTATGTTATTGACGAAGCAAAATTTGGTACTTCACAATTAGGAACAACCAAACTAGATGGTCCGCAAATGTCGAATGATTGGTTGTTAGGTATGGGTTCGGGAAAAAGCAGAATAATAAAAGCGGTGAATGGAAATGAGAAATTAGCAACAGAAATTTCGGATGCATTAGAAAATGGTCAAATCGAAAGAGTTTTATCCAAAGTTAATTCAAAAGGAGAGACACTTACATTTCGTTTGGATACAGAGGGGAAAATTGTAGGAACTTGGCCATAA
- a CDS encoding LXG domain-containing protein, with translation MKILDVDLLQDGLKRNMAMLERLKNETENIERTVSGLVEMDELLKGAGGNAIRDFYAECHQPFLQFFQLFSVSYLQTLQQMESALLSLEPDPAGYIRQEFLEGELEQGLTLIGNLTEALTNEANSIMDSVSDIVALPHLDDSAVQEGVITSKKKRDDTVQKLNEFDYSQTVSLNPVEQDIQTMDTWLTDIEGMFQSGLTDVHFQPSRWGILASRNTLKMELEARTSRIQGDTTLQPKNHDLTTMFYTFLTGASPLQFGYRGFIQKPNVLYGPSILGFASLPTHSTTKNINENVKDESNELDEIYAAILKSNPELATDSPSTPQTYYANEPITYEGMRKVLGGNGSGTPDGLFAMGVGLSIASKKGGEIAADEFLLNDIETLRDPNASKTDKGIALFSLTPMGKLKKAAEGIEEGKDFLEHVIDAQKKAEKAKDTAKDAKKSVEDVEIETKGTGKFISSADDVVFKQSSIDKAFSKHRKDFGSYPDGSKSSVELFKNDVSELINTGVRKQGKYRNVEGTHIYNEDNKQWTFINSDGTMNTAFKLSDSQYKYLIDKGVVK, from the coding sequence ATGAAAATATTAGATGTAGATTTACTTCAAGATGGATTGAAACGAAATATGGCTATGCTTGAGCGCCTGAAAAACGAGACAGAGAATATCGAAAGAACGGTAAGTGGCTTAGTTGAAATGGACGAGCTGTTAAAGGGCGCAGGAGGCAATGCTATCCGCGACTTCTATGCAGAATGTCACCAGCCCTTTCTACAATTCTTCCAGCTGTTCTCCGTTAGTTATCTTCAAACGCTTCAACAAATGGAATCTGCCCTCCTATCACTAGAGCCAGATCCAGCAGGATACATAAGGCAAGAATTTCTAGAGGGAGAGCTGGAGCAGGGCCTAACACTGATCGGCAATCTGACAGAAGCCCTCACCAATGAGGCGAACAGTATCATGGACAGTGTCAGTGATATCGTGGCCCTGCCACATCTCGATGACAGTGCAGTTCAGGAAGGTGTCATTACTTCCAAAAAGAAGCGGGATGACACCGTTCAAAAGTTGAACGAGTTCGATTACTCTCAGACCGTGTCATTGAATCCTGTGGAACAGGACATTCAAACGATGGACACATGGCTAACGGATATAGAAGGAATGTTTCAAAGTGGTCTAACCGATGTCCATTTTCAGCCGAGTCGCTGGGGGATCTTGGCTTCGAGAAATACTTTGAAAATGGAGCTGGAGGCACGTACTTCACGGATTCAAGGAGACACCACCCTCCAACCCAAAAATCATGACTTGACGACCATGTTTTACACTTTTTTAACAGGGGCAAGCCCCCTCCAATTTGGCTACAGGGGATTCATCCAAAAACCAAATGTATTATATGGTCCTAGTATTCTAGGTTTTGCTAGTCTTCCTACTCATTCGACCACAAAAAATATAAATGAAAATGTGAAAGATGAATCGAATGAACTGGACGAAATTTATGCAGCGATTTTAAAAAGTAATCCAGAATTGGCAACAGATAGCCCTTCAACTCCTCAAACATATTACGCTAATGAACCTATTACCTATGAGGGAATGAGGAAAGTGCTAGGTGGAAATGGATCCGGAACTCCGGATGGGTTATTTGCCATGGGAGTAGGTTTGAGTATAGCTTCTAAAAAGGGTGGAGAAATCGCGGCAGATGAGTTTCTCTTAAATGATATTGAAACCCTAAGGGACCCTAATGCTTCTAAAACAGACAAGGGAATCGCTCTTTTTTCTTTAACGCCTATGGGGAAATTAAAAAAAGCCGCTGAAGGGATAGAGGAAGGGAAGGACTTTTTAGAGCATGTCATTGATGCTCAAAAGAAGGCCGAGAAAGCAAAGGATACGGCAAAGGATGCTAAAAAATCCGTGGAGGATGTTGAGATTGAGACTAAGGGTACGGGTAAATTTATCAGTAGCGCCGATGATGTTGTATTTAAACAAAGCTCAATAGATAAGGCTTTCAGTAAACACAGAAAAGATTTTGGAAGTTATCCTGATGGTAGTAAATCTAGTGTGGAATTATTCAAAAATGATGTTTCAGAGCTGATTAATACTGGAGTTCGAAAACAAGGAAAATATAGAAACGTTGAAGGAACGCATATTTATAACGAAGATAATAAACAATGGACTTTTATTAACTCAGATGGAACTATGAATACAGCATTTAAATTAAGTGACTCACAATACAAATATTTAATTGACAAAGGAGTTGTAAAATAG
- a CDS encoding histidine kinase N-terminal 7TM domain-containing protein gives MTHILVVTLAGIISLFLSLYIRVKAKDAPGVKPYILVTILSSIFTFAYAFELASSTLKEMKFWLEVEYLAMPFIPVFVLFMCMEYVGRKIKTWNYAIFIIPITTIFMMQTNDLHHLYYKSMKINRDGPFPLLELEWGPWFNVHAIFLFLCLTISVFLLLREYRKSLFMFRMQTLLMVAGFITPIIANYFYLNDWSEGIDLGPISLSIAFTFHGIALISLQMFNVAPIARDSVFESLKEGVLVLNQNKVIVDYNKAALIVIPTLSGHHIGKPIAEVLAENPELIERLDEEIESDYTSLLDERVTHFRINFTEVMNKSGLQVGKIITFINVTEKVQMEEKLKQLASIDGLTQVLNRTFFMKKTEVVFDDISIDRGNISIVMFDIDHFKRVNDTYGHEAGDVILTSVTSIVKKNLRSTDYMGRYGGEEFIICMRDTSLIEAANRANIIRQAVEDSLVAFYNEEIQVTSSFGISHALLEVGEDRYSIQQLIREADQALYAAKNKGRNCVAIYNADELLLQI, from the coding sequence TTGACACACATTCTAGTAGTAACATTAGCGGGCATAATAAGCTTGTTTCTTAGTTTATATATACGAGTTAAAGCGAAAGATGCTCCGGGAGTAAAGCCGTATATTTTAGTTACCATATTGTCATCGATTTTCACATTTGCTTATGCCTTTGAATTAGCAAGCTCGACCTTAAAAGAAATGAAGTTTTGGCTTGAAGTTGAGTACCTTGCCATGCCATTCATTCCTGTATTTGTTCTATTTATGTGTATGGAGTATGTAGGACGCAAGATTAAAACATGGAACTATGCTATTTTCATCATTCCCATCACTACGATATTTATGATGCAAACGAATGATCTTCATCATCTTTATTATAAATCGATGAAAATAAATAGAGATGGTCCATTCCCGTTGTTAGAGCTAGAATGGGGCCCATGGTTTAATGTTCATGCTATCTTCTTATTTTTATGCTTAACTATATCTGTCTTCCTATTGCTTAGGGAATATCGTAAATCTTTATTTATGTTTCGTATGCAAACTTTATTGATGGTGGCAGGCTTTATTACGCCTATAATAGCTAATTATTTTTATTTAAATGATTGGAGTGAAGGAATAGATCTAGGCCCGATTTCTTTAAGTATTGCTTTTACGTTCCACGGGATAGCTCTTATATCCTTACAAATGTTCAATGTCGCTCCCATTGCTAGGGATAGTGTATTTGAAAGCCTGAAGGAAGGAGTGCTTGTTTTAAATCAAAACAAGGTGATCGTTGATTATAATAAAGCAGCACTAATTGTAATTCCGACTTTAAGTGGTCATCATATTGGTAAACCTATTGCAGAGGTTCTCGCTGAAAATCCCGAACTTATTGAGAGGTTAGATGAAGAAATAGAGTCTGACTATACTAGCTTACTAGACGAGAGAGTTACACACTTTCGAATAAATTTTACAGAAGTGATGAATAAAAGTGGGTTGCAGGTCGGTAAAATTATTACCTTTATTAATGTTACGGAAAAAGTACAGATGGAAGAAAAATTAAAACAATTGGCAAGCATAGATGGGCTTACTCAGGTATTAAACCGTACATTCTTTATGAAAAAAACGGAAGTAGTATTTGATGATATATCGATAGATAGAGGTAATATTTCTATTGTCATGTTTGATATAGACCATTTTAAAAGAGTAAATGACACTTATGGACACGAGGCAGGAGATGTAATCCTAACTAGTGTCACAAGCATAGTAAAGAAAAACTTACGCTCCACAGACTATATGGGTCGCTACGGAGGAGAAGAGTTCATTATTTGTATGAGGGATACTTCTTTGATAGAGGCTGCTAATAGAGCAAATATAATTCGACAAGCAGTGGAAGATAGCTTAGTCGCTTTTTATAATGAAGAAATACAAGTAACATCAAGTTTCGGGATCTCTCATGCTCTTCTGGAAGTAGGAGAAGATAGATATTCCATTCAACAGCTAATTAGAGAAGCTGACCAAGCGTTATATGCTGCAAAAAATAAAGGTAGGAACTGTGTAGCAATATATAATGCTGACGAACTATTACTTCAAATCTAA
- the nadD gene encoding nicotinate (nicotinamide) nucleotide adenylyltransferase: MARIGIYGSSFDPITNVHLWTASTIGRRCRLDKVIFLPCSHKRRDKEMNVADNHRWNMILLAIENNEKFEADDYEMNQEAWNANTYQTMKHFKEKYPNDEVFFIMGADLLVDIGAGKWKNGEDLVKENKFIVMARDGIDMLKVISKSPILRNNDEGFHLIDKGLAMEISSSYIRDEFAMGGEPRYLLPDKCYEYILENTLYQRK; the protein is encoded by the coding sequence ATGGCTAGGATCGGAATCTATGGATCTTCCTTTGATCCCATCACGAATGTCCATTTATGGACAGCAAGCACGATTGGGCGCAGATGTCGTTTAGATAAAGTAATCTTTTTACCTTGTTCGCACAAAAGAAGAGATAAAGAGATGAATGTTGCAGACAACCATCGTTGGAATATGATCTTACTCGCTATCGAAAACAATGAAAAATTCGAGGCAGATGATTATGAGATGAATCAGGAAGCCTGGAATGCAAATACGTATCAAACGATGAAGCATTTCAAAGAAAAATACCCGAATGATGAAGTATTCTTCATAATGGGAGCAGATTTACTAGTTGATATAGGTGCAGGTAAATGGAAAAACGGTGAAGATTTAGTGAAGGAAAATAAATTTATTGTCATGGCAAGGGACGGAATTGATATGCTCAAGGTAATCAGCAAGTCCCCTATCCTAAGAAACAACGATGAAGGATTTCACCTCATAGACAAGGGACTAGCAATGGAAATCAGTTCCTCCTATATTAGAGATGAATTCGCAATGGGTGGGGAGCCGAGATATCTTCTACCAGATAAATGTTATGAGTACATCCTAGAAAATACACTCTATCAACGGAAATAA
- a CDS encoding nicotinate phosphoribosyltransferase: protein MERLYKDDSLALHTDLYQINMAQTYWRDGFHNQKSVFEVYFRKLPFGNGYAIFAGLERVIEFINNFHFSETDIDYLRDQGYEEEYLDYLKGIRFTGTLRSLKEGELVFPNEPIMRIEAPLAEAQLIETPILNIINFQTLIATKAARIKQVVGEDITLEFGTRRAQEMDAAIWGTRAAYIAGFDGTSNVRAGKLFGIPIAGTHAHSLVQAYIDEYTAFTKYAESHKDCVFLVDTYDTLRSGVPNAIRVAKEQGDKINFKGIRLDSGDLAYLSKEARKMLDEAGFKDTKISASNDLDEATILNLKAQGAKIDMWGIGTKLITAYDQPALGAVYKIVSIEGTDGEMVDTIKISANPEKVSTPGLKKVYRIINRNNGKSEGDYIALETEEPQKEERLKMFHPVHTFISKFVTNFEARELHHTIFENGKLTYQTPSILEIRENVQENLELLWDEYKRPLNPEEYPVDLSQKCWDNKMNRIAEIKEKTQQMMKQKK from the coding sequence ATGGAACGATTATATAAAGACGATAGCTTAGCTCTCCATACGGACCTGTATCAAATTAATATGGCCCAAACGTATTGGAGAGATGGATTTCATAATCAAAAATCGGTGTTCGAGGTTTATTTTCGTAAGCTGCCATTTGGGAATGGCTATGCTATTTTTGCTGGTCTGGAGAGAGTGATCGAATTTATCAACAACTTCCATTTCTCTGAGACAGATATCGATTATTTAAGAGACCAAGGCTATGAAGAGGAATACTTAGATTACTTGAAGGGTATTCGATTTACTGGTACATTACGAAGCCTAAAAGAAGGCGAGCTAGTTTTCCCGAATGAGCCAATTATGCGTATAGAGGCACCACTGGCCGAGGCACAGCTAATTGAAACACCTATCTTAAATATTATTAACTTCCAAACGCTTATTGCAACGAAGGCAGCACGTATTAAACAAGTGGTTGGAGAAGATATAACATTGGAGTTTGGTACTCGTCGAGCACAGGAAATGGATGCGGCTATTTGGGGTACAAGAGCTGCTTATATTGCAGGGTTCGATGGAACTTCGAATGTGAGAGCTGGAAAACTGTTTGGTATTCCAATTGCAGGCACCCATGCACATTCATTGGTTCAGGCTTATATCGACGAATATACAGCGTTCACCAAGTATGCAGAGAGTCATAAGGATTGTGTGTTTTTAGTAGATACGTACGATACATTGAGATCTGGTGTGCCCAATGCGATCCGAGTAGCGAAGGAACAAGGAGATAAGATTAATTTTAAGGGTATCCGATTAGACAGCGGAGATTTGGCCTACTTATCTAAAGAAGCTAGAAAAATGCTAGATGAAGCAGGATTTAAAGATACCAAAATATCTGCCTCGAATGATTTAGACGAGGCGACGATTCTTAACCTGAAGGCACAAGGGGCTAAAATAGATATGTGGGGAATTGGGACGAAGCTGATTACCGCCTATGACCAACCTGCCCTAGGAGCAGTTTACAAAATCGTGTCTATAGAGGGAACGGACGGGGAGATGGTAGATACCATCAAAATAAGTGCAAATCCTGAAAAGGTTTCGACACCTGGTCTGAAAAAGGTTTACCGAATCATTAATCGGAACAATGGGAAATCGGAAGGGGACTACATTGCTTTAGAAACCGAAGAGCCACAAAAAGAAGAACGATTAAAGATGTTCCACCCGGTTCATACATTTATAAGCAAGTTTGTTACTAATTTTGAAGCAAGAGAACTACACCATACGATTTTTGAAAACGGCAAGCTTACGTATCAAACTCCTTCTATATTAGAGATTCGAGAAAATGTTCAAGAAAATCTAGAGCTACTTTGGGATGAATATAAGCGCCCGTTAAATCCAGAAGAGTATCCGGTAGATCTGAGCCAAAAATGCTGGGATAACAAGATGAATCGTATCGCAGAAATAAAAGAAAAGACACAGCAAATGATGAAACAGAAAAAATAG
- a CDS encoding isochorismatase family cysteine hydrolase, whose translation MKALINIDYTNDFVATDGALTCGKPGQDIEQEITRLTESFIKENQYVVFAIDVHHLNDPYHPETKLFPAHNLEGTEGRKLYGSLQEIYESSKESKQVYWMDKTRYSAFAGTDLEIKLRERGITEVHLVGVCTDICVLHTAVDAYNKGFKVIVHKDAVASFNQVGHDWALGHFQGSIGAEVI comes from the coding sequence ATGAAAGCACTTATTAACATTGATTACACGAATGACTTCGTTGCGACGGATGGTGCATTGACATGCGGAAAGCCAGGGCAAGACATTGAGCAAGAGATTACGCGACTAACAGAATCTTTTATCAAGGAAAATCAGTACGTAGTGTTTGCAATAGACGTACATCATTTAAATGATCCGTATCATCCGGAAACCAAATTGTTCCCTGCTCACAATTTAGAAGGAACAGAAGGTCGTAAATTATACGGTAGCCTGCAGGAGATATACGAATCGTCTAAAGAGAGCAAGCAAGTATATTGGATGGACAAAACAAGATATTCAGCTTTCGCAGGAACGGATTTAGAGATAAAGCTACGCGAAAGAGGAATTACCGAGGTTCATTTAGTTGGAGTATGTACGGATATTTGTGTGCTTCATACTGCAGTGGATGCTTACAATAAAGGTTTTAAGGTCATTGTGCACAAGGATGCAGTCGCAAGTTTCAATCAAGTAGGACATGACTGGGCTCTAGGGCATTTCCAAGGGTCTATAGGGGCAGAGGTTATTTAA